One Polynucleobacter sp. SHI8 genomic window, TGCAACTATCTACAAGATATAAAGTTCATAAAAGTGCTATCAAGGTAGTAGTAAGTGAGATCCCTAGAAATGAGTCCGGTAAGATTTTATATTTAGATTTAAAGAATAAAATTAAAAAAATAATTATGAAAGAATCTGGCAATGCTGACTGATGAGTTCCTAAATTGGCCAATTTATTCCTTTTTAAAGGAAGAGAAAAGGACAAGGCTGGAGGAGCTATTACATTCTTTAACAATTCATCACAATATGTCCTGTGATTTATACAAAAACTTGTTAATAGCTCGTGATATAAAAATTGAAAATAAATTTTCACTAGAAAACGTTCCTTTCTTTCCAGTAAGATTATTTAAGCTATTTCATATCCAAAGTATTAACTCTAAAGATGTTTTTAAGGTTTTAACTTCTTCCGGCACAACGGGCCAAGTCCCCTCCAAGATTTTTTTAGATAAAGAAACTTCCAATTTTCAGACGCATGCTCTAGTAAAAATTGTTCAAGAGTTTTTGGGTAAAAATCGACTCCCAATGCTTATTATTGACCACCCAAATGTCATTAAGGACAGAAATAATTTTTCTGCAAGAGGTGCTGGAATTCTTGGGCTATCCAATTTTGGCAGAGAGCATGTATATGCATTAAAAGAGGATATGTCTTTAAATATTGATGAAGTTAATGATTTTTGTGAAAGACATAAAAATACAAATACTTTTGTGTTTGGCTTTACTTTCATAATATGGCAAAACTTTCTTTTGGAACTAGAGCGACTCAACTTAAGATTAAACCTCCAAAACTCTATTTTTCTTCACAGTGGTGGATGGAAAAAACTCCAAGATATAGCTGTTGATAATTTGACTTTTAAGGAAAGGTTAAATAAGGTTTGTGGAGTTAAAAAGATTCATAATTTTTATGGAATGGTAGAGCAAGTTGGATCTATTTTTGTTGAGTGTAATCAGGGCTATTTGCACACACCTGCCTTTGCTGATATTTTAATTAGAGATCCTTTAGATTGGTCCATTAAACCTAACGGAGAGATGGGAGTTGTTCAAGTTTTATCTTGCATACCTAAAAGTTATCCGGGGCACAGTCTTTTAACTGAAGATTTAGGAACAATTCATGGAGAAGATAATTGTGAATGTGGGCGATTAGGTAAATATTTTGAAATTCATGGAAGAATTCCTCGAGCAGAGCTTAGAGGATGTAGTGACACTCAAGTCAGCCCGACAAAATAAGAGGATAAAGTTAATTTAGTCATGAGCAACAATTCATTAAGTATATTTATAACATCTACTGAAGAAGTGATTCTTGACCAAAAGAATTTAAGACCTTTCGGAGACGTACAGTTTTTATTTGCTCAATTTTTATCTCGAGAATTGACTTCACCTTTAGTTGCGAGAAAATTTCCTGAACTTGCTGCATTAGGTTTTTGGCTTAGA contains:
- a CDS encoding acyl-protein synthetase; the encoded protein is MLTDEFLNWPIYSFLKEEKRTRLEELLHSLTIHHNMSCDLYKNLLIARDIKIENKFSLENVPFFPVRLFKLFHIQSINSKDVFKVLTSSGTTGQVPSKIFLDKETSNFQTHALVKIVQEFLGKNRLPMLIIDHPNVIKDRNNFSARGAGILGLSNFGREHVYALKEDMSLNIDEVNDFCERHKNTNTFVFGFTFIIWQNFLLELERLNLRLNLQNSIFLHSGGWKKLQDIAVDNLTFKERLNKVCGVKKIHNFYGMVEQVGSIFVECNQGYLHTPAFADILIRDPLDWSIKPNGEMGVVQVLSCIPKSYPGHSLLTEDLGTIHGEDNCECGRLGKYFEIHGRIPRAELRGCSDTQVSPTK